From Hermetia illucens chromosome 6, iHerIll2.2.curated.20191125, whole genome shotgun sequence, one genomic window encodes:
- the LOC119659713 gene encoding protein AF-9 — protein sequence MAVKVLFEVGHTSKLKSKLTPDGFTHDWELYVRGTDKNDISHFVEKVVFNLHESFPKPKRVLKEAPYVLKESGYAGFLVPTEIHFKNRDQPKVMTFTYDLSLQNAGPPVHRSEIKKFTFNAPSEEFRRKLLKGGGISLVNNAVDDKSRDSLDDRSQPMSKQKISGDEAAKKHRIRPEESKLQTFAKLFGPPITKTTPKVSPDAKNKSSPNTVVSGVANKSSKSSEKEKSSSAPSVIKEKPEKTKDKHKHSPHKEKYENKEKKSEEKHERKEEKKKDKTHSKERERNHDKSSKRPSSPKRPSSPKRSSPVRSSSTASKSETNGYKASSKAHSDTVGLNNNAEKVPTNSSSSSKKSKKEKKSYDKDRGREKVKEKERERKEKPDDRSSNNSTPVAPATAVVNHGLGSSQAVAAPKPTSIDVKATPDYNKSKDKELVNSTSSKDVVKESVKKGGVETNSNLNEARKATEKHDKDTEKRHKHKKKDKSKEKEKEKEHTATGKDSKKKEKVVKKDELKKTPQPTSDLPPIISQKSNSTPLSRLSHGISDDEETRDSISESVSASVSERHESFAESSNSSVVDIAAKTASAPVVAQQSLASAPVSEETKSDKKERKNRDKVKTEKDEKKRKRKSKDDIDTSHKSTPPAPALIPEPPLKQIKKEELIVKNGDRSNSPHLSQINSTSAVPNPSPKGQIMDDSKAFRTPNAANVPLPSTSSSTNTSSNVNQLASHSDRSFTVDYISELRDLQQKIMTLQDSNDLQQVVELIAPTGRFEITSKSFDFDLCTLDRNTVQKLQDFFATSCS from the exons ATGGCGGTGAAGGTGCTTTTTGAAGTTGGCCACACTTCTAAGCTGAAAAGTAAACTAACCCCCGACGGGTTCACTCACGATTGGGAGCTTTACGTACGTGGGACTGACAAAAATGATATTAGTCACTTTGTGGAGAAAGTGGTATTTAATTTACATGAATCGTTTCCAAAGCCGAAGCGTG TACTAAAGGAAGCACCCTATGTCCTAAAAGAATCTGGATATGCAGGATTTTTGGTTCCTACGGAAATTCACTTTAAAAATCGTGATCAACCAAAAGTTATGACTTTTACGTATGATTTGTCACTACAAAATGCGGGGCCGCCTGTGCATCGaagtgaaattaaaaaatttactttcaATGCTCCATCAGAAGAATTTCGACGTAAACTATTAAAAGGTGGCGGGATATCTCTCGTGAACAATGCAGTTGATGATAAAAGCCGTGATTCTCTCGACGACCGGTCGCAACCAATGAGTAAGCAGAAAATCAGTGGCGATGAAGCTGCTAAAAAACACCGAATTCGACCAGAAGAATCAAAACTACAGACTTTTGCAAAGCTTTTTGGGCCGCCCATAACTAAAACCACTCCAAAAGTGTCTCCTGatgcaaaaaataaatcaaGTCCAAATACGGTAGTATCCGGAGTGGCAAACAAAAGCAGCAAAAGTTCAGAGAAGGAAAAGTCATCGTCCGCACCTTCAGTGATAAAGGAAAAACCTGAaaagactaaagataaacacaagcATAGCCCACACAAAGAGAAGTATGAAAATAAGGAAAAGAAAAGTGAAGAAAAGCATGaacgaaaggaggaaaagaaaaaagacaaaACGCATTCAAAGGAACGCGAAAGAAACCATGATAAGAGCTCAAAGCGACCAAGCAGCCCGAAAAGGCCATCGAGTCCTAAACGATCTAGTCCAGTTCGAAGTTCTTCAACAGCAAGCAAATCAGAAACAAATGGATACAAGGCATCCTCAAAGGCTCATTCGGATACTGTAGGTCTCAACAACAATGCGGAGAAAGTGCCGACGAACAGTAGTAGCAGCAGCAAGAagtccaaaaaggaaaaaaaatcttatGATAAAGACCGAGGTCGTGAGAAAGTCAAAGAAAAGGAGCgggaaaggaaagaaaaaccaGATGATCGTTCTAGCAATAACAGTACACCTGTAGCTCCAGCAACTGCAGTTGTGAATCATGGACTAGGCTCTTCACAAGCAGTTGCTGCTCCAAAACCGACTAGCATTGACGTGAAAGCCACACCTGATTACAACAAAAGCAAGGACAAGGAACTTGTGAATTCAACTAGTTCTAAAGATGTAGTCAAAGAGTCGGTGAAAAAGGGCGGAGTGGAAACAAACAGTAATTTAAATGAAGCAAGAAAAGCTACGGAGAAACATGATAAAGATACTGAGAAACGGCATAAGCATAAGAAAAAAGACAAAAGCAAggagaaagaaaaagagaaagagcATACGGCAACTGGTAAAGattcgaaaaagaaagaaaaagttgtTAAAAAGGATGAATTGAAGAAGACTCCACAACCTACCAGTGATTTGCCTCCGATAATATCACAAAAGTCTAATTCCACTCCCCTCAGTAGATTATCACATGGAATTAGTGACGATGAAGAGACGCGAGATAGTATTTCTGAGAGTGTATCTGCCTCCGTGTCCGAGAGGCACGAAAGTTTTGCAGAAAGCTCTAACAGTAGTGTGGTTGATATTGCTGCCAAAACTGCATCTGCGCCCGTAGTGGCACAACAGTCACTTGCCTCCGCACCCGTCTCAGAGGAAACTAAGTCGGACAAAAAGGAACGAAAAAATCGCGATAAGGTGAAAACAGAAAAGGATGAGAAGAAGCGAAAACGGAAAAGTAAAGATGATATTGATACCTCACACAAATCTACACCGCCAGCGCCTGCATTAATCCCTGAACCTCCATTGAAGCaaataaagaaagaagagtTAATCGTGAAAAATGGTGACCGATCCAATTCGCCGCATTTGTCACAAATAAATTCGACTAGTGCAGTCCCGAACCCTTCGCCGAAGGGGCAAATTATGGATGATTCAAAAGCGTTTCGTACACCAAACGCTGCGAACGTCCCGTTGCCTTCAACCTCCTCATCGACGAACACCAGCAGCAATGTGAACCAGTTAGCAAGTCACTCAGATAGATCGTTTACCGTGGACTACATCTCAGAGTTGCGGGATCTTCAGCAGAAGATTATGACATTGCAGGACAGTAATGATCTTCAGCAAGTGGTTGAATTGATTGCCCCGACTGGTCGCTTTGAAATCACAAGTAAATCATTTGATTTCGACTTGTGCACACTTGACCGCaacacggttcaaaagttgcaaGACTTTTTCGCGACATCGTGCTCATGA